The genomic DNA GGAGTTTGACACCACCAATCATTAACGGCACAAAGGTCAAGGTCAAAATGATAATATTGAGTGTCAAGACCCGGTGCGGTGTTAAGTGCCGACGTAACCAAGGAACTGATTCACTACCACCAAAGTTAGCGAACGCACTCGGAATCTGCGTGGCACCACCAATTAATGCCGACGTCCCTAATAAGCCTTGCGCCCACATTGGACTATAAGTCAAGAAGGCCACAAAAGCGCCCCAAATGAGCACGAACAGTCCAAAATCGATAACTAACGCTGGATTCTTAAACAACCGGCCGGGAATAACTGGGTCCACCGCCTGCCGTTCAACCACGGTCAAGCTTCCTAGCATGATCAAGGCGACGATAATCACAATCGCAACGATCCACAGCGACACCATGCCAATCAATTCGATCCCGCCAAGTAAGCTGATGATGCCGATCGCCATCAAGGCTGCTCCGGCACGGTCCATTGGTTTTAGATTATGTGGCCGCTTCGGTTCCTGATAAAAGATCTGTAGCAACACGGCCGATAAAATCCCAATCGGCACGTTCAAGTAAAAGATCCAGTGCCAAGACCACACATCGACAATCACACCACCGACCATGGGGCCAATAATCGTTGCCATACTAAAGCAAGCTGAGACTAGTCCTAGTGCCCGCATTCGGTCACGCGGATTCTTAAAAATATCCGCATACATGATGTAAGGTAAGGAAATCATCCCCCCGTTGCCAAGACCCGCAATCCCCCGAGCAATAATCAAAAACCAGATATTGGGTGCTAATCCTTGTAGTAAGGAGCCGACAATAAAGAGTGCCGTCGTCATTTGATAAGCCCGCTTATTACCAAAGCGCTCACCCATTTTTGACCAGATCAAGGTTGAAACTGCCGTTCCTAGTAAGAAAACGGCCACGATCCACGCCATTAACCGTAGACCGTGTAAATCCGCAATAATTGCTGGTAGCGCCGTATTCACATTCGTACTATCGATACCAGCCATAACGTTCGATAGCAACAGGGCGCCCTGAACAAAATAAATGGCCCGTCGATTCACAACAAAACTTCTTTCTATAATTGCTAAACATCTCGTCAGTCGTTCAGCTAAAAGTTA from Lactiplantibacillus paraplantarum includes the following:
- a CDS encoding MFS transporter, whose protein sequence is MNRRAIYFVQGALLLSNVMAGIDSTNVNTALPAIIADLHGLRLMAWIVAVFLLGTAVSTLIWSKMGERFGNKRAYQMTTALFIVGSLLQGLAPNIWFLIIARGIAGLGNGGMISLPYIMYADIFKNPRDRMRALGLVSACFSMATIIGPMVGGVIVDVWSWHWIFYLNVPIGILSAVLLQIFYQEPKRPHNLKPMDRAGAALMAIGIISLLGGIELIGMVSLWIVAIVIIVALIMLGSLTVVERQAVDPVIPGRLFKNPALVIDFGLFVLIWGAFVAFLTYSPMWAQGLLGTSALIGGATQIPSAFANFGGSESVPWLRRHLTPHRVLTLNIIILTLTFVPLMIGGVKLPYWVLLLAGFFEGWGNGACFNELQVKVQVDADQRDIPVATSFSYLIRMLSQTFTTAIFGLIMNQALTSGVAQSDGKITMAMMNQLSDASRAGQLPAHLVPMMRGILHTGLQNIMIVAFGLMIVALVINLWAQRHETQRQLRA